The genomic interval CAGGAGTTGAGTCAGTCGCAGCAGAAAGCCCAGCCTTTGACcagctcttgtagtcacagtatttatgtggctggtccagttcagtttctggtcaatggtgacccccaggaagttgatggtgggggattcggcgatggtaataccgttgaatgtcaaggggaggtggtaatactctctcttgttggagatggtcattgcctggcacttgtctggcgtgaatgttacttgccactgaacagctcaagcctggatgttgtccaggacttgcttcATGCAGACACgtactgcatcattatctgagaggttgggAATGTaactgaagactgtgcaatcatgaacgaacatccccacttctgaccttaatcATGGAGAGAAGCAGATGAAGATTGTTGGGCCGTGGACACTGCCCTTcgtaactcctgcagcgatgacctggtgctgagatgattggattCCAACAGCCACAaccatcctttgtgctaggtatgactcaagccagaggagagttttcccccgattctcattgacttcaatttttctagggctccttggtgccacactcggtcaaatgctgccttcatgtcaagggcagttactctcacctcacctctgaaattcagcttttttgtccatatttggttcaaggctgcaatgaggcatCAAACCGAGTGGTCGTGGTGGAATCGAAACTGaggatcggtgagcaggttattggaaagtaagtgccgcttgatagaactgtcgatgacgctttccatcactttgctgatgattgagagtggactgctGGGGCGttgattggctggattggatatcttctcctttttgtggacagtgcAAAACTGGGCAATTTTTTACTTTgttgggtaggtgccagtgttgttgcAGTACTggtacagcttggctagaagcgtgGCTACTTCAgaagcacaagttttcagcactgcagctgggatgttttcggggcccatagcctctgcTGTACCAAGTCCTCTCAGCCTTttcctgatatcacgtggagtaaatcgaattggctgaagactgtcttctgttaTGATGGGGATCGCGGGAGGATGTCGAGATGGacaatccactcggcacttctggatgaagattgttgcaaacgcttcagccttgacttttgcacacacgtgctcgattttgccatcattgaggatggggatgttcacggaactcctcctccagttagttgttcaaGTGACCacaaccattcacgactggatgtggcaggactgcggaaATTTGATTttattcgttggttgtggaatcgcttagctctaactgtagcatgttgcttccactattagcatgcatgtagtcacgTGTTCTATCTTCGCCAGGTGAGCACCTCATTTTTCAGTACGCCTGGTGCCGCTCCTGGCAGACTCTTCCACACTACTCAtttaaccagggttgatcccctgacttgttggtaaaggtagagtgagggatatttcgtttcatgaggttacagattgtggtgaaatacaattctgctcctGCTGATCACTCACAGGGCCTCGTGGACGCCCAATTTGatctgctcgatctgttctgaatcatttagcacgatggtagtacCACACATAaagatggacggtgtcctcagtgtaaagACCGAACATTGTCTCCATAatgactgtgcgatggtcactccgaccaatgcTGCCACGcgaagatgcatctgcgacaggtagattggtgaggacgccgTCAAGTAGATTTTCCCCCGTGTTGGCTCTCTCactacctgctgcaggcccagtctggcagttatgccctttagaactcggccagctcggtcagtagtggtgcgacagagccactcttagtgatggacactaaagtcccccacccagactgcattctgtacccttgctaccctccgtgcttcctccaaatggagcTCAACatagaggagtactgattcatcagctgagggagggcggtcggtggtaattAGCAAGAGCtacccttgcccatgtttgacttgatgccatgagacaCCATGAGGTCCCGAGTCAATGTTGACGACTCCCAGGGCCACAGCCTCATGACTGTATACCACAGtgtcgccacctctggtgggtttgaCTTGCCGTTGGGACGGGTTGTAccgagggatggtgatggagtagtctgggacattggctgaaaggtatgattttatgagtatggctacgtcaggctgttgcttcaCTAGTCTGTGGGCCAGCTATCCCAAtgttggcacaagtctccaggtgttagtgaggaggactttgcagggtccactgggcttggtttgcctttgcctttgtcgtgtccagtgtctCGTGATCCGCGGTCGGATGGACTTGCAGGTTTTATTCTCTTAACTACATTTTGTaccgggattgtacaactgagagacttgctgggccatttcggAGGGCAGTTAAGGATCAACCAcaatgctgtgggtctggaatcaaaTAAAGGCCCAGACCGGGaacggacggcaggtttccttcccgaaaggacaaaAATGAACCAAATGTATTTTTAGGACAATCCactagtttcatggtcaccattactgatactagcttttaactccagattttatttaattaacagaatttaaattccccagctgctgtggaagaatttgaactcatgtattctgattattagtccaggcctctgaattactagtccagtaacatacccACAATGCGACCGTACCGGTAATTTTTCATTTTCATCTCCATAatcgactatcccaatgctcttcTGATTGGCTTCCCATCCTCGACTGTCCATGAAATTCTGATCATGTGacgctctgctgcccatatcctattagCGACCGAATCCCAATCCTACACTAATTGTGGCCAATACAACTTATTGTGATACTTGAATGCGTGTATGAAGGTGCAGCATTTAACCTGGTCTCCGGGGCTTCACCTGAATGGAAATTCCGCTGTTCTTGTTTGAGATCTTGGAGTGAGAGTTGTTGACttcatctgtttgttcagtgactgcaaTTAAACTCAGTCAGCGCGGGACCTCATTTTCTGACCGGTTGCATTCTCTCTGCTATAATTAAGGGAAATCCATTCAATGTGTCAATCGGAGAATTGCTCCCAGTATCAGGACCAACCATCGAATCATTGCTTCTTACCGAAGGGGAAATAATGTCTCTTAGTTTTATGATCAAGCTCCAGATTCTATGGGCACTTTATGATATACAAAGGATTTACTTCCCGATCCTGGCTGCGTTCGGTGTCCCGGGTAAGTTACTATCTGCACCTGGTACTTCAGGAAGCCGAGTTTAACTGCACGTGGTATCTTAGTCTGCCTGTCCAGCTCTTTATTTTAttactttcctacattacaacagtgactacactgcaaacctcattggttgtgaagcactttggaacctcctaaggttgtgaaatgcGCTATCAAAATGCAATTATTGTGTTTGTTTGATAATGGCCCATGCTCCACTCATGTGAATTCCCATTCATTGGTGTCAGTTCAATGAAAAGTGTGTCCTTAGTGGTCATTATTAGTCCCATTTCAGGTGATCTTATTAAGATCCCGGTGTTCTTTCAGAATACAGCACAGGCCAATTGACAAGATCATTCTCTTATTTAAAAGTGTGCATTCTGCTTTAAGTCCTGTGTACGAGTGCCAGGTGAGGAACGTTTTATGAGCTCACACGGTCTTCAATTTCGGCAGGATATAGTTCGTTATTTAGAGGCGCAAATTAGTCCTACCAGCTAAATGACAAATACATTGATGATCCAATCTGGTTCAGCTCTCTCGCTTTCCACTGTTTCATCTTCTACGTTGGTGTCATTGTTTCTGAATGGTTAATTTAGAATGGTTAAGTGAGCTGATGTTTATTTTTATCCCGATGATTTAATGGTTTAATTTCCGAAAATTAATCTGTATTCACAATCTAATTCCGTGCCTGTCTGATACAGTTCTTCGTATCTCTGATCAGGAGCCACAATCATTGTAAGGGGCGTAATCTGATTGTGAACTCACTCGATATTGTATTGTGTCTTATTCTCTGTATAAATTGGAAGCTGACTCAATTCACACCACCGAAGGAAAAGAGCAAGAATAAAACTATTTGATTGGAATTCAGATCATTTTGAAATCGCGGGTTGGTGTATTATATTGCCGGTCGCATTATTCCACTATATAAAGTGAATGATTCTTGTTACAAGTGTTACCTGAAATCTAATTAGAAAACTTGCCTGCAAAATTAACCACATTATATTCTCATTTTCTACTTTTGTATTTTTGTTGCGGAACATCACACATGACCCTGAATATCTAATAGCCGATCATGGAGCTTTGCGTGTCTGTAACTCCGTCCATCCAATGATTAACCTTTGGGAATCAAGGCGGAGAGTATCAGATTGGGCCTCACTTCTAATATATAAAACAAACAGAAATTAAATATGTAATATTTTAGACCAGGAGCAGAAAAGTGGAGTAATTATCTCTcgactagataatgtagagcaGGACAGGCTGTTTCTGTTTCAGCTTGTTCAGAAcggtagaaccagaggacgcagtctGCAACTGAAGAGTGGGTGGTGGCGGGGGAGGTGAATTCAAAAGTAAGCTGCAAAAACATTATTTCTGTGTCTGAGTggccaatctatggaacaggctccttaaggagacggtggaagcagttagtattgattcattcaaacgcAAATTATCGaggtttctttcagaaaataacattttgggtacAGTGGATGAGTAATATGAGACATGACATACAGTAAATGTAAcatgtttgggaggaaaaaatgattttggatctatggttcccGAAAGTTTCTAACACTGCGGctatcctcacctcatgtctgggtctgttgtagattaattgatcGAGATTATTTGCAATGATTAGACACAAATCTATtttcgttgtatcatgtgacgacCAGGATGGCAGAACTCGATGGACCTCagccttttttcatctagcaattccgatgttcctatattcctattttCCGTTACCAACATTGGATGGGAGGGTTTGATTTGTGCCATTGTGCAGATGATCTTAATGCCTATGAACAAGTGACCATCGTCAATGTATGAGCACAGACAATGGGTTTTGTTAGCTCACTATTCCATTGAAGGGCAACAGCGATTCGACCATTCCTCTTCCTCCCAGGGCCCGTTTATCCCTTCCCCACCTCGGGACGTTGAAGTCACTTGCATCAACCCAGCAGCTAACTCACACACGCTGCAATTCAATCCCACAAACGTCAACCTTTTCCTTTCCCCGTTGGCTCAGGTGCAAATAAAGCTTCCACTTCCCGACTGAAAATTTCTGTGTTCATTCCCAATTCAGTTTTTGTTGTGAATCATATTTAATTCGATTCCGCTGCTTCACTTATTTGCCAATGCATTACTCTGATTACAAAGCCCGTCACAGCTAAAATAATCAGATTCCATCAATGGAGGCGAAGTCAAGCTGCAAATTTCTTGGCGCATTTCAGGTTATTGTGAAGAACATTAATGTCCCTGTTCTATAACATGCTCCTTTATTTCACCGGAAACGCATCAAATTAGTGTTTTTCCTGAGTCTGGTGAATCGTTTCCCGATTTCCGTCTTGCTTACAGTTAAcgtggtgacgattgtgatcctgtctcggggaaagtgcggtctctccaaatgtgtcactcgctacctggtggccatggcagcggcggatctactggtcgttatcgtcGATCTGATATTAAGGCAGATTCCTATTGTTTATCGGGAACAATTTAAATTTCTGTGGGTCATtagagtgtgtaatatccacgccgtcctgctttatgcagtcacagattgttctgtctggttcaccgtcactttcacctttgatcgatttgtggctatttgttgtcagaagctgaaaactaaatattgcaccgagaagacggcggctgtggttctcggaacagtgacTATGCTGAGCGGCTTGAAGAACATTTTCTGGTATTTTCTGAATACAAATTCATACTGGCTTACCAATACTCCCTGGTTTTGCCGCGTGAGATTCGATGTATCTAATTCGCTGGCCTGGGCTGTTGTTGAATTAATGCATTACATTTTAACACCATTTATTCCATTTCTTTTGATTGTACTGTTCAATGTATTgacggtcagacacattttagtggccagcagagcccgcaggagaatcCGGGGTCCGAGCAGTGGGGAGagttccagtgacccagagatggagaaccgaaggaaatctatcgttgtactgtttgttatatcggggaatttcatcctgttatgggtgGTGTTCACTACGTGTTCTATATTGAAACGGTTGGATTATTTGGGGTATCCTTTTCCCCTGCCCACATTTGTACGAGAAATCGGCTTCATGctgcagctcctgagttgctgcacgaacacttttatttatgcagtgacccaaaggaaattcagagaggagttgaagaatggAGTGAAATATCCCCTCGCAATGATGGTTAGATTAATTAGATGAGAAGATCTCACACTTTGTCACATTCTCAGGTGTTTTTGTTTCATGTTCTGTAGAATCTAATATGATGCTTGTTTAACTCTTAATATTTTGTGAAACATTTCACACTCTGGTCCCGTCTTAAAAGTAAGTTAATGCCGCCATTCTTCACGAGATATGACCCAGACATGATCTACCTACAGATGCGGTTTGACCATATAATTGCCCAAGAGCGGTTAGCTGTTTTATACAGTCCTGTGCTCAGCTCGCAGTCCGGGGGTGATTTAC from Heptranchias perlo isolate sHepPer1 chromosome 35, sHepPer1.hap1, whole genome shotgun sequence carries:
- the LOC137302337 gene encoding probable G-protein coupled receptor 139, which codes for MSLSFMIKLQILWALYDIQRIYFPILAAFGVPVNVVTIVILSRGKCGLSKCVTRYLVAMAAADLLVVIVDLILRQIPIVYREQFKFLWVIRVCNIHAVLLYAVTDCSVWFTVTFTFDRFVAICCQKLKTKYCTEKTAAVVLGTVTMLSGLKNIFWYFLNTNSYWLTNTPWFCRVRFDVSNSLAWAVVELMHYILTPFIPFLLIVLFNVLTVRHILVASRARRRIRGPSSGESSSDPEMENRRKSIVVLFVISGNFILLWVVFTTCSILKRLDYLGYPFPLPTFVREIGFMLQLLSCCTNTFIYAVTQRKFREELKNGVKYPLAMMVRLIR